The following are encoded together in the Myxococcus virescens genome:
- a CDS encoding TetR/AcrR family transcriptional regulator — MAAKNTPSDAPARPVRRTQQERRETTRRKLLDATIETLVEQGYARLTTVEVSKRAGLSQGALFTHFDTKEELLAAAVEHLFPRLIQDYLAGVGARPSGRDRIAAAVDMLWAAFQRPELQAAIELYVAARTDAELRVALAAVDGPHRENLHRVARELFPEASAHPDFDSIVELALDAVQGAAVGGSARPNDPAHRRMLDALTHFMRNAFLPSLTRPRRRARS; from the coding sequence ATGGCCGCGAAGAACACTCCATCGGACGCGCCGGCCCGGCCTGTCCGCCGCACGCAGCAGGAGCGCCGTGAGACGACGCGGCGCAAGCTGCTGGACGCCACCATCGAAACGCTGGTGGAGCAGGGCTACGCCCGGCTGACGACGGTGGAGGTGTCCAAGCGGGCAGGCCTGTCACAGGGCGCGCTCTTCACGCACTTCGATACGAAGGAGGAGCTGCTCGCCGCGGCGGTGGAGCACCTCTTCCCGCGGCTCATCCAGGACTACCTGGCCGGTGTGGGGGCCCGGCCATCGGGCAGGGACCGCATCGCGGCGGCGGTGGACATGTTGTGGGCCGCCTTCCAGCGCCCGGAGCTGCAGGCCGCCATCGAGCTGTACGTCGCGGCGCGCACGGACGCGGAGCTGCGCGTGGCGCTGGCGGCGGTGGACGGGCCGCACCGGGAGAACCTGCACCGCGTGGCACGCGAGCTGTTCCCCGAGGCCTCCGCGCACCCGGACTTCGACTCCATCGTGGAGCTGGCGCTGGACGCGGTGCAGGGCGCCGCGGTGGGAGGCAGCGCCCGGCCCAACGACCCGGCGCACCGGCGCATGCTGGATGCGCTCACCCACTTCATGCGCAACGCCTTCCTCCCCTCATTGACGCGGCCTCGCCGCCGCGCCCGCTCCTGA
- a CDS encoding TonB-dependent receptor domain-containing protein produces MGSALLLTMTPAWAQDAATPPPDSAAAEQQAEQAETALEDNIFQMAPVVVTATRTEQDVTSAPASVTVVTQEDLKRAPVGDLTDAIRLAPGISLTAGSQGRRGISIRGMDSSYTLILVDGKRVNSLEAVFRHNDFDIGLIPTEGIERIEVVRGAMSSLYGSEALGGVINIITKPIAPKWTGGIDLKAQTPTVGANGEELRSSVFLSGPLIEDTLSLKVTGGFNHRQAWNGARNPGSPVLNADGAPVTREDGSVVNHGDLATLEGRNDHNGRLSLNWTPTAQQTITAEYGRAYQNRIGEYYIGGSYGDADAVVHRNDAVLGHKGKWDWGNSEVRGYWEGLESGVDGLTQDNIVAEANATAYLGINTLTVGGEARWIDLKSDEFTSGGASVHQQALYAQDELALMDKLTLLLGARLDHHENFGLHFTPRAYAVYSPITHLTLKAGVGTGFKAPTLRQMSTESLVTSCRGRCGIIGNPDLDPEKSTNFEVSANWTMTSWALSATVFQNNIRNLIDTPRGTGVEPVGTDPATGLPLYVPRNVNRARLRGVEATASKAFGNVVRLSANYTFLESRDLENDVQLAYRPKHTLNGQIDLTPVDKLKAFVRGQYIGPQLSGTEEVEAYALFDAGASYDISKNFGVNAGVLNLANTRTEDEEGYVFQERGRTLYAGVNARF; encoded by the coding sequence GTGGGCTCTGCCCTGCTGCTCACCATGACGCCCGCCTGGGCGCAGGACGCGGCCACGCCGCCGCCGGACTCCGCGGCCGCCGAGCAGCAGGCCGAGCAGGCGGAGACGGCGCTGGAGGACAACATCTTCCAGATGGCCCCCGTGGTGGTGACGGCGACGCGCACCGAGCAGGACGTCACCTCCGCCCCTGCCTCCGTCACCGTGGTGACGCAGGAGGACCTGAAGCGGGCGCCCGTGGGCGATTTGACGGACGCCATCCGTCTGGCGCCCGGCATCAGCCTGACGGCCGGCAGCCAGGGCCGCCGTGGCATCAGCATCCGCGGCATGGATTCGAGCTACACGCTCATCCTGGTCGACGGAAAGCGCGTGAACTCGCTGGAGGCGGTGTTCCGCCACAACGACTTCGACATCGGCCTCATCCCCACGGAGGGCATCGAGCGCATCGAGGTCGTCCGCGGCGCCATGTCCTCCCTCTACGGCTCCGAGGCGCTGGGCGGCGTCATCAACATCATCACCAAGCCGATTGCGCCCAAGTGGACGGGCGGCATCGACCTGAAGGCGCAGACGCCCACCGTGGGCGCCAACGGCGAGGAGCTCCGCTCCAGCGTCTTCCTCAGCGGTCCGCTCATCGAGGACACGCTCTCCTTGAAGGTGACGGGCGGCTTCAACCACCGCCAGGCGTGGAATGGCGCGCGCAACCCGGGCTCGCCCGTGCTCAACGCGGACGGTGCGCCGGTGACGCGTGAGGACGGCAGCGTCGTCAACCACGGCGACCTGGCCACGCTCGAGGGCCGCAATGACCACAACGGCCGGCTGTCGCTGAACTGGACGCCCACCGCGCAGCAGACGATTACCGCCGAGTACGGCCGCGCGTACCAGAACCGCATCGGCGAGTATTACATCGGCGGCTCCTACGGCGACGCGGACGCGGTGGTCCACCGCAACGACGCGGTGCTGGGCCACAAGGGCAAGTGGGACTGGGGCAACTCCGAGGTCCGCGGCTACTGGGAAGGACTGGAGAGCGGCGTCGACGGCCTCACCCAGGACAACATCGTCGCGGAGGCGAACGCCACCGCGTACCTGGGCATCAACACGCTGACGGTGGGCGGCGAGGCGCGCTGGATTGACCTCAAGTCGGACGAGTTCACCAGCGGCGGCGCCAGCGTGCACCAGCAGGCCCTCTACGCGCAGGATGAGCTGGCGCTGATGGACAAGCTGACCCTGCTGCTGGGCGCGCGCCTGGACCACCACGAGAACTTCGGCCTCCACTTCACGCCGCGTGCCTACGCCGTCTACTCGCCCATCACCCACCTCACGCTGAAGGCGGGTGTCGGCACGGGCTTCAAGGCGCCCACGCTGCGTCAGATGAGCACCGAGTCCCTGGTGACGAGCTGCCGAGGCCGCTGCGGCATCATCGGCAACCCGGACCTGGACCCGGAGAAGAGCACCAACTTCGAGGTGTCCGCCAACTGGACCATGACGTCGTGGGCCCTGTCGGCGACCGTCTTCCAGAACAACATCCGCAACCTCATCGACACGCCGCGCGGCACGGGCGTGGAGCCGGTGGGCACCGACCCGGCGACGGGCCTGCCCCTGTACGTGCCCCGCAACGTCAACCGCGCGCGCCTGCGCGGCGTCGAGGCGACGGCGAGCAAGGCCTTCGGCAACGTGGTGCGCCTGAGCGCGAACTACACCTTCCTGGAGAGCCGGGACCTGGAGAACGACGTGCAGCTCGCCTACCGGCCCAAGCACACCCTCAACGGCCAGATTGACCTGACGCCGGTGGACAAGCTGAAGGCCTTCGTGCGCGGCCAGTACATTGGCCCGCAGCTCAGCGGCACCGAGGAAGTGGAGGCCTATGCCCTCTTCGACGCGGGCGCCAGCTACGACATCAGCAAGAACTTCGGCGTCAACGCGGGCGTCCTCAACCTCGCCAACACCCGCACCGAGGACGAGGAAGGCTACGTGTTCCAGGAGCGCGGCCGCACCCTCTACGCGGGTGTGAACGCGCGGTTCTAA
- a CDS encoding SDR family NAD(P)-dependent oxidoreductase has protein sequence MDLELRGKTALITGSSRGIGRAIASVLAREGVRVCLSARGAEALEATAAQLRAEGADVATVVTDVATQAGAVEAVEAAVRAFGRLDILVNNVGGSGGAGAFHSATAEQWTSVLDRNLLSAVWCSQRAVEAMRQQGGGCIVHINSIFGREYATSAPYTTAKAGITALTKEMAVDLAQYRIRVNGVAPGSILFPGGSWDKRQKENPEKVARLVRDELPWGRFGAPEEVADVVAFLCSERARWVTGATLPVDGGQGRAF, from the coding sequence ATGGACCTGGAGCTCAGAGGAAAGACGGCCCTCATCACCGGCAGCAGCCGGGGCATTGGCCGGGCCATCGCGTCGGTGCTGGCCCGCGAGGGCGTGCGGGTGTGCCTCAGCGCACGCGGCGCGGAGGCCCTGGAGGCCACCGCGGCGCAGCTTCGCGCCGAGGGCGCGGACGTGGCCACCGTGGTGACGGACGTGGCCACCCAGGCCGGCGCCGTGGAGGCAGTGGAGGCAGCGGTGCGCGCCTTCGGCCGGTTGGACATCCTGGTCAACAACGTGGGGGGCAGCGGCGGCGCGGGCGCCTTCCATTCCGCCACCGCCGAGCAGTGGACATCCGTCCTGGACCGGAACCTCCTGTCCGCCGTGTGGTGCAGCCAGCGCGCCGTGGAGGCCATGCGCCAGCAGGGCGGCGGCTGCATCGTCCACATCAACTCCATCTTTGGCCGCGAGTACGCCACCAGCGCCCCCTACACCACCGCCAAGGCCGGCATCACCGCGCTCACCAAGGAGATGGCGGTGGACCTGGCGCAGTACCGCATCCGCGTCAACGGCGTGGCCCCCGGTTCCATCCTCTTCCCCGGCGGCAGCTGGGACAAACGCCAGAAGGAGAACCCAGAGAAGGTGGCCAGGCTGGTGCGCGACGAGCTGCCCTGGGGCCGCTTCGGCGCCCCCGAGGAAGTGGCCGACGTGGTGGCCTTCCTCTGTTCTGAACGCGCACGCTGGGTCACAGGGGCCACCCTGCCCGTGGATGGGGGCCAGGGCCGTGCCTTCTGA
- a CDS encoding GTPase gives MDETSLPEPDALRSLLKTALELPALRPHAARLERLVDDYARGVARKDAPLSVALVGATGAGKSTLLNALAGQALSREGVNRPTSTAATVFAPEGTPTDALAGSGARVMTYAPGPQGMWGGQVFIDTPDLNSVATTHREVARAALEHADVALVVMHRGSVAEASQVEFLTEFARRRSLVFILNFADELSPESRDTLKAQVRRVASEQYGLAQEDVPVFAISALAAKDGRDVSGEFGALLFHLRGLATQAVAARVRKTNAMGALEEVHTRVEAALKETDAMLSRTRAALDSGMEKAAEGLRADFDARLRLAHGHLAAEVRRQAGGRFWGPAAWGLRLSLWGASGLGAAALVGRSSLPAGLAVAAASTVVDVVRGHTRARAAESAVVEPFEDDFSAQAAARTALAEARSVARASGLEPALLGVPDVDTLLEEVRVARAGAWRYTATTGVAEAVAGWWRTARWLVLPLINLPLLALLGHVGYRVVRAYVEGPLLPLDYFVNAGALFMLLAGAGALLASASLAGAARRAGTTGRARFVEALAALGGRLGETVEDALRPGREAAKGLLALR, from the coding sequence GTGGACGAGACGAGCCTGCCCGAACCCGATGCCCTGCGTTCCCTGCTGAAGACGGCCCTGGAGCTGCCCGCGCTCCGGCCGCATGCCGCACGCCTGGAGCGGCTCGTGGACGACTATGCGCGCGGCGTGGCGCGCAAGGACGCCCCTCTGAGCGTGGCGTTGGTGGGGGCCACCGGCGCGGGCAAGTCCACCCTCCTCAACGCGCTGGCGGGGCAGGCCCTGTCGCGCGAAGGCGTCAACCGGCCCACCAGCACGGCCGCCACCGTGTTCGCGCCCGAAGGCACGCCCACGGACGCGCTGGCGGGCTCCGGCGCGCGGGTCATGACGTATGCCCCCGGCCCCCAGGGCATGTGGGGCGGACAGGTCTTCATCGACACGCCGGACCTCAACAGCGTGGCCACCACGCACCGCGAAGTGGCCCGCGCGGCGCTGGAGCACGCGGATGTGGCGCTCGTCGTCATGCACCGCGGCAGCGTGGCGGAGGCCTCCCAGGTGGAGTTCCTCACGGAGTTCGCCCGCCGGCGCTCGCTCGTCTTCATCCTCAACTTCGCGGACGAGCTGTCTCCGGAGTCGCGCGACACGCTCAAGGCCCAGGTGCGCCGCGTGGCCTCCGAGCAGTACGGCCTGGCCCAGGAAGACGTGCCCGTCTTCGCCATCAGCGCCCTGGCGGCGAAGGACGGCCGGGACGTGTCCGGCGAGTTCGGCGCCCTGCTCTTCCACCTGCGCGGGCTGGCCACGCAGGCGGTGGCCGCGCGCGTGCGCAAGACGAACGCGATGGGCGCGCTGGAAGAGGTGCACACCCGCGTGGAGGCCGCGCTGAAGGAGACGGACGCGATGCTGTCACGCACGCGCGCCGCGCTGGACTCGGGGATGGAGAAGGCGGCGGAGGGCCTGCGCGCGGACTTCGACGCGCGGCTGCGGCTGGCGCACGGCCACCTGGCGGCGGAGGTGCGGCGTCAGGCGGGAGGCCGCTTCTGGGGGCCCGCGGCCTGGGGCCTGCGGCTGTCCCTCTGGGGCGCCAGCGGGCTGGGTGCGGCGGCGCTGGTGGGGCGGAGCAGTCTGCCCGCGGGACTGGCGGTGGCGGCGGCTTCCACCGTGGTGGACGTGGTGCGCGGACACACCCGCGCCAGGGCCGCGGAGTCCGCCGTGGTGGAGCCCTTCGAGGACGACTTCAGCGCCCAGGCCGCGGCGCGCACCGCGCTGGCGGAGGCGCGCAGCGTGGCGCGCGCGAGCGGACTGGAGCCCGCGCTGCTGGGCGTCCCTGACGTGGACACGCTGTTGGAGGAGGTGCGGGTGGCCAGAGCGGGCGCCTGGCGCTACACCGCCACCACCGGCGTCGCGGAGGCGGTGGCCGGATGGTGGCGCACCGCGCGCTGGCTGGTGCTACCGCTCATCAACCTGCCGCTGCTGGCCCTGCTGGGCCATGTGGGCTACCGCGTGGTGCGGGCCTACGTGGAAGGCCCCCTGCTGCCGTTGGACTACTTCGTCAACGCGGGGGCCCTCTTCATGCTGCTCGCCGGGGCGGGCGCGTTGCTGGCCTCAGCGAGTCTCGCTGGAGCCGCTCGCCGTGCGGGTACCACCGGACGTGCGCGCTTCGTCGAGGCCCTGGCCGCCCTGGGCGGGAGGCTGGGAGAGACCGTCGAGGATGCTCTGCGCCCCGGGCGGGAGGCCGCGAAGGGCCTGCTGGCGCTCCGGTGA
- a CDS encoding glucose-6-phosphate isomerase, producing the protein MTERELWERYQRYLCVVPALDFTLDVSRMRFPADYLERMRPRLEEAFGAMEALEKGAVANPDEKRKVGHYWLRAPELAPEPALQKEITDTVAAIHAFAKDVHEGRVKPQKAQRFTHVLIVGIGGSALGPQLVADALGTAKDPMQVSFFDNTDPDGFDRVLAQLGERLSETLTLVISKSGGTKETRNGMLEAERGYSARGLDFSKHAVAVTGAGSELDNHAKKQGWLRTFPMWDWVGGRTSVTSAVGLLPARLQGLDIDALLKGARDMDAATRERDALKNPAALLALMWHYAGDGRGHKDMVILPYKDRLLLMSRYLQQLVMESLGKETDLDGQVVNQGIAVYGNKGSTDQHAYVQQLREGVLNFFVTFIEVLKDRDGGSQEVEPGVTSGDYLLGFLLGTRRALYEKDRESLTLTVPDVSARTLGALIALYERAVGFYATLVHINAYHQPGVEAGKKAAGVVLELQRKLTTRLREARAEARTAEQLAADIGMPDEVETVFKVLQHLSANPDRGVTRTPGATPAQARFQAK; encoded by the coding sequence ATGACCGAGCGAGAACTGTGGGAGCGGTACCAGCGTTATCTGTGCGTCGTCCCGGCCTTGGACTTCACGCTCGACGTCTCTCGGATGCGCTTCCCGGCGGACTACCTGGAGCGGATGCGCCCCCGCCTGGAGGAAGCCTTCGGCGCGATGGAGGCCCTGGAGAAGGGCGCCGTCGCCAACCCGGACGAGAAGCGCAAGGTGGGCCACTACTGGCTGCGCGCGCCGGAGCTGGCGCCCGAGCCCGCACTCCAGAAGGAAATCACCGACACGGTGGCCGCCATCCACGCCTTCGCGAAGGACGTGCATGAGGGCCGGGTGAAGCCGCAGAAGGCGCAGCGCTTCACGCACGTGCTGATTGTCGGCATTGGCGGCTCGGCGTTGGGGCCGCAGCTGGTGGCGGACGCGCTGGGCACGGCGAAGGACCCGATGCAGGTGTCCTTCTTCGACAACACCGACCCGGACGGCTTCGACCGCGTGCTGGCGCAGCTGGGTGAGCGGCTGTCGGAGACGCTCACCCTGGTCATCAGCAAGTCGGGTGGCACCAAGGAGACGCGCAACGGCATGCTGGAGGCCGAGCGCGGCTACTCGGCGCGCGGCCTGGACTTCAGCAAGCACGCGGTGGCCGTCACCGGCGCCGGCAGCGAGCTGGACAACCACGCGAAGAAGCAGGGCTGGCTGCGCACCTTCCCCATGTGGGACTGGGTTGGCGGTCGCACGTCGGTGACGTCCGCGGTGGGCCTGCTCCCCGCGCGCCTGCAGGGGCTGGACATCGACGCGCTGCTGAAGGGCGCGCGCGACATGGACGCCGCGACGCGGGAGCGTGATGCGCTGAAGAACCCGGCCGCGCTGCTGGCGCTCATGTGGCACTACGCGGGTGACGGCCGGGGCCACAAGGACATGGTCATCCTGCCGTACAAGGACCGGCTGCTGCTGATGTCGCGCTACCTCCAGCAGCTCGTCATGGAGTCGCTGGGCAAGGAGACGGACCTGGATGGCCAGGTGGTGAACCAGGGCATCGCCGTCTACGGCAACAAGGGCTCCACGGACCAGCACGCCTACGTGCAGCAGCTGCGTGAAGGCGTGCTCAACTTCTTCGTCACCTTCATCGAGGTGCTGAAGGACCGTGACGGCGGCTCGCAGGAAGTGGAGCCCGGCGTCACCAGCGGTGACTACCTGCTGGGCTTCCTGCTGGGCACGCGGCGCGCGCTCTACGAGAAGGACCGCGAGTCGCTCACCCTCACCGTGCCGGACGTGAGCGCGCGCACGCTGGGCGCGCTGATTGCGCTGTATGAGCGCGCCGTGGGCTTCTACGCCACGCTGGTGCACATCAACGCGTACCACCAGCCGGGCGTGGAGGCGGGCAAGAAGGCCGCGGGCGTGGTGCTGGAGCTCCAGCGCAAGCTGACGACGCGCCTGCGCGAGGCGCGCGCGGAGGCCCGCACCGCCGAGCAGCTCGCGGCGGACATCGGCATGCCGGACGAGGTGGAGACGGTGTTCAAGGTGCTCCAGCACCTGTCCGCCAACCCGGACCGCGGCGTCACGCGCACCCCGGGGGCCACCCCGGCACAGGCGCGCTTCCAGGCGAAGTAG
- a CDS encoding sterol desaturase family protein yields the protein MDAAHIPDLITPAIPVFTLTVIAEALWVKKQRDEGRPMVGHTWKDTIASLSMGLGNVAINVLWKGVAFAGYLALYHLTPLRMGTGVLAWVLIFFADDLCYYAFHRVHHESRFFWASHVVHHSSQHYNLSTALRQTWTPPTSFVFWAPLALLGFHPVMIVVQQSVSLLYQYWIHTEAIGRLPRPLEWVLNTPSHHRVHHASNPRYLDKNYAGILIIWDRLFGTFEPEGEKPVYGLTKNLETFNPVRIAFHEFAAITRDAARPGSLKQRLSYVFRNPAWKPDAPEAPQPPGVQPPPEAARPSV from the coding sequence ATGGACGCAGCACACATCCCCGACCTCATCACCCCCGCCATCCCGGTGTTCACCCTCACGGTGATTGCCGAGGCCCTCTGGGTGAAGAAGCAGCGGGACGAAGGCCGTCCCATGGTGGGCCACACCTGGAAGGACACGATTGCCAGCCTCTCCATGGGGCTGGGCAACGTGGCCATCAACGTCCTGTGGAAGGGCGTGGCCTTCGCCGGCTACCTGGCGCTCTACCACCTGACGCCGCTGCGCATGGGCACCGGCGTGCTGGCGTGGGTGCTCATCTTCTTCGCGGACGACCTCTGCTACTACGCCTTCCACCGCGTCCACCATGAGAGCCGCTTCTTCTGGGCCTCCCACGTGGTGCACCACTCCAGCCAGCACTACAACCTCTCCACGGCGCTGCGGCAGACGTGGACGCCGCCCACCAGCTTCGTCTTCTGGGCACCGCTGGCGCTGCTCGGGTTCCACCCGGTGATGATTGTCGTGCAGCAGTCCGTCAGCCTGCTCTACCAGTACTGGATTCACACCGAGGCCATTGGCCGGCTGCCGCGCCCGCTGGAGTGGGTGCTCAACACGCCGTCACACCACCGCGTGCACCATGCGTCCAACCCGCGCTACCTGGACAAGAACTACGCGGGCATCCTCATCATCTGGGACCGCCTCTTCGGGACGTTCGAGCCAGAGGGCGAGAAGCCCGTGTACGGCCTGACGAAGAACCTGGAGACGTTCAATCCCGTGCGCATCGCCTTCCACGAGTTCGCGGCCATCACGCGCGACGCGGCGAGGCCCGGCTCCCTGAAGCAGCGCCTGAGCTACGTCTTCCGCAACCCGGCCTGGAAGCCCGACGCCCCAGAGGCGCCCCAGCCGCCCGGAGTACAGCCCCCGCCCGAAGCGGCACGCCCCTCCGTGTGA
- a CDS encoding MBL fold metallo-hydrolase: MSEPKGKAKRTSELVPGVHHWTLSDDRIGGARSDAYAVVDTDGAVVLIDPLPIDEEALRKLGNISAIVLTAGNHQRSAWRLRKAFKVPVWAPEGAQSLEEQPDFFYVAGDTLPGGLISFHTPGPTEAMYTLWMQQHPRAVAFISDLLTHEDGETPDFIPSEYQDEPLRTRHSVQRILDHLPVETLCFSHGAPILRDGARALRLALEEDMESPAAPAP, from the coding sequence ATGAGCGAGCCCAAGGGGAAGGCGAAGCGGACAAGCGAGCTGGTGCCTGGCGTCCACCACTGGACCCTCTCCGATGACCGCATCGGCGGCGCGCGCAGTGACGCGTACGCCGTGGTGGACACGGATGGCGCCGTCGTCCTCATCGACCCGCTGCCCATCGACGAGGAAGCGCTGCGCAAGCTGGGGAACATCTCCGCCATCGTCCTGACGGCGGGCAACCACCAGCGCTCCGCGTGGCGGCTGCGCAAGGCCTTCAAGGTGCCCGTCTGGGCACCCGAGGGAGCACAGTCGCTGGAGGAGCAGCCCGACTTCTTCTACGTCGCGGGAGACACGCTGCCCGGGGGACTCATCTCGTTCCACACCCCCGGCCCCACCGAGGCGATGTACACGCTGTGGATGCAGCAACACCCGCGCGCCGTTGCGTTCATCTCCGACCTGCTCACGCACGAGGACGGCGAGACGCCGGACTTCATCCCCAGCGAATACCAGGACGAACCGCTGCGCACCCGGCACAGCGTCCAGCGCATCCTGGACCACCTCCCCGTGGAGACGCTGTGCTTCTCCCACGGCGCGCCCATCCTCCGCGACGGCGCCCGCGCGTTGCGGCTCGCGCTGGAAGAGGACATGGAGTCGCCCGCCGCGCCAGCGCCCTGA
- a CDS encoding dimethylarginine dimethylaminohydrolase family protein yields MDLFLMSPPGRTWALRGRSNFRSREAPPVDARQARREWLALARDIEARGGTVVALPSPSELLTGMPYAAECGQVVARQGVAPLFVLPRMMSAHRQAEREHWAPLARSLGMEVVDPGVGIWEAHGDVATFDGVTLLFWGGRTTLDGLEAAARYFPGEVLRIQVREPAFHGNMAVLPLPAVDRLMVCPDVMAPESHALLRERFGEHRLLLVTEAEIRRYATNGLPVGRDVLAPSVVPDSVRERLEALGLRVVSLTMRELCEKGGGSSRCLVSRAEVDAATLNIPDAFRLSAIARDIDADG; encoded by the coding sequence ATGGACCTCTTCCTCATGTCGCCGCCGGGACGCACGTGGGCCCTGCGTGGCCGCAGCAACTTCCGCAGCCGCGAGGCGCCGCCCGTGGACGCGCGTCAGGCCCGGCGGGAATGGCTGGCGCTGGCCCGGGACATCGAAGCGCGTGGCGGCACGGTGGTCGCGTTGCCGTCTCCCTCCGAGCTCCTGACGGGCATGCCGTACGCCGCCGAGTGTGGACAGGTGGTGGCGCGTCAGGGCGTCGCTCCGTTGTTCGTGCTGCCGCGGATGATGAGCGCGCACCGGCAGGCGGAGCGCGAGCACTGGGCGCCCCTGGCCCGGTCGCTGGGCATGGAGGTGGTGGACCCGGGCGTGGGCATCTGGGAAGCCCACGGCGACGTGGCCACCTTCGACGGCGTCACGCTGCTGTTCTGGGGCGGCCGCACGACGCTGGATGGCCTGGAGGCCGCGGCGCGGTACTTCCCCGGAGAGGTGCTGCGCATCCAGGTCCGCGAGCCCGCCTTCCACGGCAACATGGCGGTGCTTCCGCTGCCCGCGGTGGACCGGCTGATGGTGTGTCCGGACGTGATGGCGCCGGAGTCCCATGCGCTGCTGCGCGAGCGCTTCGGCGAGCACCGGCTGCTCCTCGTGACGGAGGCGGAGATTCGCCGCTACGCCACCAACGGGCTGCCGGTGGGGCGTGACGTGCTGGCGCCTTCGGTGGTGCCGGACTCGGTGCGGGAGCGGCTGGAGGCGCTGGGCCTGCGCGTGGTGTCGCTCACCATGCGAGAGCTGTGTGAGAAGGGAGGCGGCTCGTCACGCTGCCTCGTGTCGCGCGCGGAGGTGGACGCCGCGACGCTGAACATCCCAGACGCGTTCCGGCTGTCGGCCATCGCGAGGGACATCGATGCCGATGGGTGA